A stretch of Campylobacter gracilis DNA encodes these proteins:
- a CDS encoding Tgt2/MlaC family protein, producing the protein MKILKVLALCGALLISAHAISDADIEPVMSQKVAEAVSIMRSSTPKDAKPAKIFALFDGYFDYKMMAKLSLAKHYASLSPAQIAEFDKAFEAHLKRSFIEKLSLYTDQDMKVLSKQSPSDKRRVLKTQVIGEQKNYDIDFKFYPNGADWRIYDVDIVGVSLIQTYRSQLGDVTQSLGFDELIKRLNSTVINSGE; encoded by the coding sequence ATGAAAATTTTAAAAGTTCTAGCGCTTTGCGGAGCGCTTTTGATTTCGGCGCACGCTATTAGCGATGCGGATATCGAGCCGGTGATGAGCCAAAAGGTCGCCGAGGCCGTAAGCATCATGCGAAGCAGCACCCCAAAAGACGCAAAGCCTGCGAAAATTTTTGCGCTTTTTGACGGCTATTTTGATTATAAGATGATGGCAAAGCTCTCCCTTGCTAAACATTATGCGAGCCTTAGCCCGGCGCAGATCGCAGAATTTGATAAGGCCTTCGAGGCGCATCTAAAGCGCTCCTTTATCGAAAAGCTTTCGCTTTATACCGATCAGGATATGAAGGTGCTAAGTAAACAAAGCCCGAGCGATAAGCGCCGCGTGCTAAAAACGCAGGTCATCGGCGAGCAGAAAAACTATGACATCGATTTTAAATTTTATCCTAACGGCGCGGATTGGCGCATCTACGACGTCGATATCGTGGGTGTCAGCCTAATTCAGACCTACCGCTCGCAGCTAGGCGACGTAACGCAAAGTTTGGGCTTTGACGAGCTTATAAAGCGGCTAAATTCCACCGTCATCAATAGCGGCGAATAG
- a CDS encoding MlaA family lipoprotein yields the protein MKFIKILFLAAALALCGCSQKQDVAPSDTDGFDEEFAKREVFDPLSGYNRVMTSFNDVFYSYILTPVASGYDYVMPDPIQGAFSNFFYNILYPMRLVNNLLQGKFENSWDETKRFLINSTVGFGGLNDMAGKYYGIPRHDEDFGQTLGYWGVPAGPHIVWPILGQSNLRDTAGLVGDYFSNPINYIKDGTVRNSVNGFRIFNDYSRDPKFYEKMTKDAVDLYPFLRDAYEQNREKLIKE from the coding sequence TTGAAATTTATAAAAATTCTATTCTTAGCCGCGGCGTTGGCGCTTTGCGGTTGCTCGCAAAAGCAAGACGTAGCACCTAGCGATACGGATGGTTTTGACGAGGAGTTCGCCAAGCGTGAGGTTTTCGATCCGCTTAGCGGCTACAACCGCGTAATGACGAGCTTCAACGACGTATTTTACTCATACATACTAACCCCCGTAGCCAGCGGTTACGACTACGTAATGCCCGATCCGATCCAGGGCGCGTTTTCAAATTTTTTCTATAATATTTTATATCCGATGAGGCTCGTAAACAACCTATTGCAGGGTAAATTTGAAAATTCTTGGGACGAGACGAAGCGATTTTTGATCAATTCGACCGTCGGCTTCGGCGGGCTTAACGATATGGCAGGCAAATACTACGGAATTCCGCGCCACGACGAGGATTTCGGGCAGACGCTAGGATACTGGGGCGTGCCGGCAGGTCCGCATATCGTCTGGCCGATTTTGGGGCAAAGCAATCTCCGCGATACAGCGGGGCTTGTAGGAGATTATTTTTCAAACCCGATAAATTATATTAAAGACGGCACCGTTCGAAACTCTGTCAACGGATTTAGAATATTTAATGACTACTCGCGCGATCCGAAATTTTATGAAAAAATGACCAAAGATGCGGTGGATCTATATCCATTTTTACGCGATGCTTACGAGCAAAATCGCGAGAAATTAATAAAGGAATAA
- a CDS encoding TOBE domain-containing protein: MDAKFALEFLLGEETSLLAKHIKLLKAVDETKSITKAAEIVGVSYKNGWDALNLINNASKKPLIVRTQGTKKNSGSELTPYAHKLIRAYDAISHAGETFLSEILKLDEITEESLLSLEKIGMKLSARNQLSVEITDVQTGAVNSQITAKLAGGEILCATVTVESEKNLGLKTGKDVLFLFKAPSVIIAKGASEKLKLSTTNQIKGTISEVKIGAVNAEICLGTSSHQNITAIITRESATAMGLGVGDEVTAIIESSEIIIGA; the protein is encoded by the coding sequence ATGGACGCAAAATTTGCTTTGGAATTCCTACTTGGCGAGGAAACATCACTTTTAGCTAAGCATATTAAGCTGCTTAAAGCTGTGGACGAAACTAAAAGTATTACAAAGGCCGCAGAGATCGTAGGAGTGTCGTATAAAAACGGCTGGGACGCGCTAAATTTAATCAACAACGCGAGCAAAAAGCCCCTCATCGTCCGCACTCAAGGCACTAAGAAAAATAGCGGCTCCGAGCTCACCCCTTACGCTCACAAGCTGATTCGCGCTTATGATGCTATCAGCCACGCGGGCGAGACGTTTTTGAGTGAAATTTTAAAGCTTGACGAGATTACCGAAGAGAGCCTTTTAAGCTTAGAGAAGATCGGTATGAAGCTTTCTGCGCGAAATCAGCTAAGTGTTGAGATTACGGATGTTCAAACAGGCGCTGTAAATTCTCAAATCACGGCTAAGCTCGCAGGTGGCGAAATTTTATGCGCGACGGTAACTGTAGAGAGCGAAAAGAATTTAGGGCTAAAGACGGGCAAGGATGTGCTGTTTTTATTCAAAGCCCCAAGCGTCATCATCGCTAAAGGAGCCTCGGAGAAGCTAAAACTTAGCACGACGAATCAAATCAAAGGCACGATTAGCGAGGTCAAAATCGGCGCGGTAAACGCAGAGATCTGTCTAGGCACAAGCTCGCACCAAAATATCACCGCGATCATCACGCGAGAATCTGCCACCGCGATGGGTCTAGGAGTAGGAGATGAAGTAACGGCGATCATCGAGTCTAGCGAGATCATTATCGGTGCGTAA
- the modA gene encoding molybdate ABC transporter substrate-binding protein — protein sequence MKLKAVLLGILTAGALSAGEVSVAAAANTTYAFDEIKAEFAKLHPQTTLNVSLGASGALSTQIKNGAPFDIFMAADMKFADDLHKEGFAAAPAKTYAKGKVAMFSVRGVDLSKGLEILKDPSVKTISIANPKTAPYGTASVEAFKKAGIYEDIKGKIVEAKSIGEALSQALKASDVGFIAASAMYAPKMAKDGCNGKPCKQGENFVLVDTKLYEPIAQGMVVLNRAKDNAEAKAFYDFILSDKGKEIFAKYGYEF from the coding sequence ATGAAGTTAAAAGCAGTGCTTTTAGGAATTTTAACCGCAGGCGCGCTTAGCGCAGGAGAGGTCAGCGTAGCAGCCGCTGCGAACACGACGTATGCATTTGACGAGATCAAAGCGGAATTTGCCAAGCTGCATCCGCAAACCACGCTAAACGTGAGCTTGGGCGCCAGCGGTGCGCTTAGTACGCAGATCAAAAACGGCGCGCCGTTTGATATTTTTATGGCGGCGGATATGAAATTTGCAGACGATCTGCATAAAGAGGGCTTCGCGGCGGCACCTGCCAAAACCTATGCAAAGGGCAAGGTGGCGATGTTTAGCGTGCGCGGCGTAGATCTTAGCAAAGGGCTTGAAATTTTAAAAGACCCTAGCGTAAAAACGATTTCGATAGCAAATCCAAAGACCGCTCCTTACGGCACCGCAAGCGTGGAAGCTTTCAAAAAAGCGGGAATTTACGAGGATATCAAAGGCAAAATCGTAGAAGCAAAATCGATCGGCGAGGCTCTTTCGCAAGCGCTTAAAGCTTCCGACGTCGGCTTTATCGCGGCCAGCGCGATGTATGCGCCTAAGATGGCAAAGGACGGCTGCAATGGCAAGCCTTGCAAGCAGGGAGAAAATTTCGTCTTGGTCGACACCAAGCTCTACGAGCCGATAGCTCAAGGCATGGTTGTGCTAAATCGCGCCAAAGACAATGCCGAAGCCAAGGCATTTTATGATTTTATCCTAAGCGATAAGGGCAAAGAGATCTTTGCTAAATACGGATACGAGTTTTAA
- a CDS encoding TOBE domain-containing protein yields the protein MIRARINEILQKDGIHSVGFIAGGIKLRGVFLQLSSELKVGSEVYVGFKSTDVLLSREALSGVSSENEIHGKIMSLSLGEILCTLRFEGKISFDVLISAHSAQELALREGDEVFAYINATAIYIEKYDND from the coding sequence ATGATTAGAGCGAGAATCAACGAAATTTTACAAAAAGACGGCATCCATTCTGTAGGATTTATCGCAGGCGGCATCAAGCTGCGTGGCGTATTTCTGCAGCTAAGTAGCGAGCTTAAGGTGGGCAGTGAAGTTTACGTGGGCTTTAAAAGCACCGATGTGCTTTTATCTCGCGAAGCCCTAAGTGGTGTATCTAGCGAAAATGAAATTCACGGCAAGATTATGAGCCTAAGTTTGGGCGAAATTCTATGCACGCTCAGGTTTGAAGGCAAGATAAGCTTTGATGTGCTCATTAGCGCGCATTCTGCGCAGGAGCTTGCTTTACGCGAGGGCGACGAGGTTTTCGCATACATTAACGCCACTGCGATATATATAGAAAAATATGATAACGATTGA
- a CDS encoding ABC transporter ATP-binding protein, which produces MITIDCKKKISDDFSIDARLEINKGSFVCLYGRSGSGKTTLLRILAGFLRADSGSIKDGDRVLQEGNEFLSAGKRRIGFLFQDYALFENMSVTGNLLFARNDPQKAAMLLEILELSEFAKSGVEGLSGGQKQRVALARALMQEPEILLLDEPLSALDFTMREKIQEYLLKIHEQFHQTVILVSHDVSEIYRLCKRVYEMKDGRIVRTGTPEEIFLKTSGSQKFSFVGKIVDLQARDGVKVAVVAIGSQLCEVVLSNAEADGLQVGDEVKAGAKAFNITLRKI; this is translated from the coding sequence ATGATAACGATTGATTGTAAGAAAAAAATCAGTGATGATTTCTCGATTGATGCTCGCTTAGAGATTAACAAAGGCTCGTTTGTGTGCCTATATGGGCGCAGCGGCAGCGGTAAGACTACGCTACTGCGCATTTTGGCTGGATTTTTGCGCGCAGATAGCGGTAGCATAAAAGACGGCGATCGTGTGCTGCAAGAAGGCAATGAATTCTTAAGTGCGGGCAAGCGCAGGATCGGCTTTTTATTTCAAGACTACGCACTTTTTGAGAATATGAGCGTGACGGGCAATCTACTTTTTGCCAGAAACGATCCGCAAAAAGCTGCGATGCTGCTTGAAATTTTAGAGCTTAGTGAGTTTGCAAAATCCGGCGTCGAGGGTCTTAGCGGCGGGCAGAAGCAGCGCGTGGCACTTGCTCGCGCACTGATGCAGGAGCCTGAAATTTTGCTACTTGACGAGCCGCTTTCGGCGCTTGATTTTACGATGCGCGAAAAAATCCAAGAGTATTTGCTAAAGATCCACGAGCAGTTTCATCAGACCGTGATTTTGGTAAGCCACGATGTGAGCGAGATTTATAGGCTTTGCAAGCGAGTTTATGAGATGAAGGATGGCAGGATCGTCCGCACCGGTACGCCGGAGGAAATTTTTCTTAAAACTAGCGGCTCTCAGAAGTTTTCTTTCGTGGGCAAAATTGTTGATTTGCAAGCACGCGACGGGGTCAAAGTGGCTGTCGTAGCGATCGGCAGCCAGCTGTGCGAAGTGGTGCTAAGCAATGCAGAAGCCGATGGCTTGCAAGTAGGCGATGAGGTCAAAGCGGGTGCCAAAGCCTTTAATATCACTCTGCGTAAAATTTAA
- the modB gene encoding molybdate ABC transporter permease subunit yields the protein MFEILKGLDYTPFLVSLKLASLTTLALFIICVPLAFFMARKNFRGKSVIESIISLPLVLPPSVLGFYLLVFLSPYSVLGEFFDKHFGLRLVFNFSGLVIASCIYSLPFMFSPLVSGFRSLPRSLFWACDSLGKGYFSKLFRVALPAIRHSMLSALVICFAHTMGEFGVVLMIGGSVSEQTKVASIAIYEATETLDFAQAHAYSALMLLFSFAVLLIMHFLGAKGAKIQA from the coding sequence ATGTTTGAAATTCTAAAGGGGCTCGATTACACGCCGTTTCTCGTTTCATTAAAGCTTGCCAGCTTGACGACGCTCGCGTTGTTTATCATCTGCGTGCCGCTCGCGTTTTTTATGGCGAGAAAAAATTTCCGCGGCAAAAGCGTGATCGAATCGATCATCTCGCTTCCACTCGTGCTGCCGCCTTCGGTGCTAGGGTTTTACCTACTCGTTTTTCTCTCGCCGTATTCGGTGCTGGGGGAGTTTTTCGACAAACACTTCGGGCTTCGGCTCGTATTTAATTTCAGCGGGCTAGTGATCGCGAGCTGTATCTACTCGCTGCCGTTTATGTTTTCACCGCTGGTTTCGGGCTTTCGCTCGCTTCCGCGCTCGCTTTTTTGGGCGTGTGACTCGCTCGGCAAGGGCTATTTTTCCAAGCTGTTTCGCGTCGCGTTGCCCGCGATTCGCCATTCTATGCTTAGCGCCTTGGTGATCTGCTTTGCGCATACGATGGGCGAGTTTGGCGTCGTGCTGATGATCGGCGGCAGCGTGAGCGAGCAGACCAAGGTCGCCTCCATCGCGATCTACGAAGCAACCGAAACGCTCGATTTTGCGCAGGCTCACGCATATTCGGCGCTGATGCTGCTCTTTAGCTTCGCCGTGCTTTTGATTATGCATTTTTTGGGCGCAAAGGGCGCAAAAATACAAGCTTAA
- a CDS encoding diguanylate cyclase domain-containing protein — MKNKKDFVTERFNAALILGAALLTLVVVCEISFLRTRIATQLDLRTRTAITLLKNTDESLFSELEILKETILSLDARHEAMQSKLYADLIRNVVKSSHRFDAIFYLRARGAEQESLAHFSSDARISDLGEIRLADIAGELKKDEWVSRYMMMDGAWRYFLIKRVNADSYLLGFANTARPIARLSSLGDILVFNAEGKFFNAPGSVTDILGQDFDFSRLGEVVSFEDESGLSFAYLAKFGDNFVMAHERAGYFLGADDFIVVALAAAILAYLILLISNFTFLKKRVFIPLAAVQNALRQGDYHSKIRDIEALNPLSSVLEISKSIDEVLKSNLRHGDFSLSFKDALKYSSLSVLSIDNVAGTIESASNGARELYGDDVVGRNIFALQAGSFYDHAYQTQRANYVKENYVVTRQETKNGVKDLYVKKSYIRDGSKISTLFVVLDASKYRRFYDETKQKYEYLNHAPIVTLVFDYTSGKIVDASKNIKELWGYEAAQFLSGEIRLWDLLDEKDANEAKNEILNRLADMPAEELSFSQSYKIRHNDNIRYSYEVSIYVKKSAARAAFYFQNIDDDVKAIRGLQEDLDFYRTVIETRNFCTCLIDLDAQTLSFDKNYFKILKYRGKRLNTAMSFGEFSYEIYFADLENFNKMIRECTAGLRSDFSCEFRLRNAANAYTWISMQGYVTEKHGSRSRLVKTTLEDISSRKQTELELNLNANVFSRSLEAILITDESGRVLRANNAFYEITGYSESQTIGKIPNFFAPTEGGADVMERIRKNLVGKQTSYKDEIYGLKRGGGTFPALFTAIAIKDDFSLTSNFILMFTEISQIKQKESELAKIAHHDALTGLPNRVYFMKAAQRFTANSGENSKLMAVLFIDFDGFKAINDTYGHEVGDMFLQAISKAMSGLLRKGDILARLGGDEFGAIIGDLQSKDAAHVLLDRLLGISKMKFNLKGNEISASISVGAAFYDGSEKIDFPGLLSRADRAMYRAKTSGKNRYCIFERAEADGPSEEGIAAAIEEGEFFVLYQPIISGAQIYGYELLLRWDRGKRGILAPQDFAQILSEPRFELPISKFAFSKMMEFNAQTGANCSINVSLAVLTNDEFYDFVAHSLRDRANAKGELMFEITDFSEQNFKEFAPARGRYADLGIKFALNSANKNNIPFLNAQPFDIVKIDRELCLDIGKKKNAIRTMVEITGKLKREFGFALGAQGVENALSLRLLNNLKFNYLQGNFIAKALDRKEIDAFIARFKDTPKLAAIDKDEFISFLNALDYKELALGFIARGQTGELSPGEFESFRAKFGEILNKTQSAGSEKFALNTEIRKQILDILSLDYRALVSFIQSFKTRLNQFISDLEAA, encoded by the coding sequence ATGAAAAACAAAAAAGACTTCGTTACCGAAAGATTTAACGCCGCCTTGATTCTAGGCGCTGCGCTGCTTACGCTTGTAGTAGTTTGCGAGATTAGCTTTTTGCGCACTAGGATCGCTACGCAGCTTGATTTGCGGACGCGCACGGCGATTACTTTACTTAAAAATACCGACGAGTCGCTTTTTAGCGAGCTTGAAATTCTAAAAGAAACTATCCTTTCTTTAGACGCAAGGCACGAAGCTATGCAAAGCAAGCTTTATGCGGATTTGATCCGTAATGTCGTAAAATCTTCTCATAGATTTGACGCTATTTTTTATCTACGCGCCCGCGGCGCGGAACAGGAGAGCTTAGCACATTTTTCATCGGATGCGCGTATTTCGGATCTTGGCGAGATACGGCTTGCGGATATCGCAGGCGAGCTAAAAAAGGATGAATGGGTATCGCGCTATATGATGATGGACGGGGCGTGGCGGTATTTTTTAATCAAGCGTGTAAATGCTGATTCATATCTGCTAGGTTTTGCCAACACCGCTAGGCCGATTGCCAGACTCTCTTCGCTGGGAGATATTTTGGTCTTTAATGCCGAAGGTAAATTTTTTAACGCTCCTGGCAGCGTAACCGATATATTAGGGCAGGATTTTGATTTTTCGCGTCTAGGCGAAGTGGTGAGCTTTGAAGACGAATCTGGGCTAAGCTTTGCATATCTTGCGAAATTTGGGGATAATTTTGTAATGGCTCACGAACGAGCCGGCTATTTTTTAGGCGCGGACGATTTTATCGTCGTAGCGCTAGCAGCAGCGATTTTAGCTTATTTAATCCTTCTAATTTCAAATTTTACGTTTTTAAAAAAGCGCGTTTTCATCCCGCTAGCGGCAGTTCAAAACGCTCTGCGCCAAGGGGATTACCACTCCAAAATTCGCGATATAGAAGCGCTAAATCCGCTAAGCTCCGTCTTAGAAATTTCTAAATCCATAGATGAGGTTTTGAAGTCTAATCTGCGCCACGGCGATTTTAGCCTCAGCTTTAAAGATGCGCTAAAATACAGCTCTCTTTCAGTGCTTAGTATCGATAACGTTGCAGGTACGATCGAAAGCGCTAGCAACGGCGCACGCGAGCTTTATGGCGATGACGTCGTGGGACGGAATATCTTCGCGCTGCAAGCAGGCTCGTTTTACGATCACGCCTATCAAACCCAGCGCGCAAACTATGTCAAAGAAAACTACGTCGTAACCCGCCAAGAGACCAAAAACGGCGTTAAAGACCTCTATGTTAAAAAATCTTATATCCGCGACGGAAGTAAAATTTCAACCCTTTTTGTGGTGCTGGATGCGTCAAAATATCGCAGATTTTACGATGAAACTAAGCAAAAATATGAGTATTTAAATCACGCGCCTATCGTTACGCTAGTGTTTGACTACACTTCGGGCAAGATCGTAGATGCTAGCAAAAATATAAAAGAGCTTTGGGGCTACGAAGCGGCGCAGTTTTTAAGCGGCGAGATAAGGCTATGGGATTTGCTGGATGAAAAGGACGCGAATGAGGCTAAAAATGAAATTTTAAACCGCTTAGCCGATATGCCCGCAGAAGAGCTAAGCTTTTCTCAAAGCTATAAAATTCGCCACAATGACAATATCCGCTATAGCTACGAAGTGAGCATCTATGTCAAAAAGTCCGCCGCCAGGGCTGCGTTTTATTTTCAAAATATCGATGACGATGTTAAGGCGATCCGCGGCTTGCAGGAGGATTTGGACTTTTATCGCACCGTAATCGAGACTAGGAATTTTTGCACCTGCTTAATCGATCTTGATGCGCAGACGCTGTCGTTTGATAAAAATTACTTTAAAATTTTAAAATATCGCGGCAAAAGACTAAATACTGCGATGAGCTTTGGGGAGTTTAGTTATGAAATTTACTTCGCGGATTTAGAGAATTTCAATAAAATGATCCGCGAATGCACCGCCGGGCTTAGGAGCGATTTTAGCTGCGAATTCCGTCTGCGAAATGCCGCTAATGCCTATACTTGGATCAGTATGCAAGGCTACGTCACCGAAAAGCACGGCTCTCGCTCGCGCCTTGTAAAAACTACGCTCGAAGATATCAGCTCGCGCAAGCAGACGGAGCTGGAGTTAAATTTAAACGCTAATGTCTTTTCGCGCTCGCTAGAGGCGATCTTAATCACAGATGAGAGCGGTCGCGTGCTGCGCGCTAATAACGCCTTTTATGAAATCACCGGCTATAGCGAAAGCCAAACCATCGGCAAAATTCCAAATTTCTTCGCTCCTACAGAGGGTGGAGCGGACGTGATGGAGAGGATTAGAAAAAATCTCGTCGGCAAACAGACCTCTTACAAAGATGAAATTTACGGACTAAAAAGAGGTGGTGGCACCTTTCCTGCGCTATTTACGGCAATTGCGATAAAGGATGATTTTTCGCTTACTTCAAATTTCATCTTGATGTTTACCGAAATTTCGCAGATCAAGCAAAAAGAGAGCGAGCTAGCCAAGATCGCCCATCATGACGCGCTTACTGGGCTTCCAAATAGAGTGTATTTTATGAAGGCTGCGCAGAGATTTACGGCAAACTCGGGCGAAAATTCCAAGCTTATGGCAGTGCTTTTCATCGATTTTGACGGCTTTAAGGCGATCAACGACACCTACGGGCACGAGGTCGGCGATATGTTTTTACAAGCGATCTCAAAGGCGATGAGCGGGCTGCTGCGTAAAGGTGATATTTTAGCGCGCCTAGGCGGTGATGAGTTTGGCGCCATCATCGGCGATCTGCAAAGCAAGGACGCCGCGCATGTGCTATTAGATCGCCTGCTTGGGATTTCAAAGATGAAATTTAACCTCAAAGGCAATGAAATCAGCGCAAGCATCAGCGTTGGCGCAGCATTTTACGACGGCAGCGAAAAGATCGATTTTCCAGGACTTTTATCGCGCGCGGATAGGGCGATGTATCGCGCCAAAACGAGCGGTAAAAACCGCTACTGCATCTTTGAGCGCGCTGAAGCAGACGGACCTAGCGAAGAAGGGATTGCTGCAGCGATCGAAGAGGGGGAGTTTTTCGTGCTCTATCAGCCGATCATTAGCGGCGCGCAGATTTACGGATATGAGCTGCTTTTACGCTGGGATCGCGGGAAGCGCGGAATTCTTGCTCCGCAGGATTTTGCGCAGATATTAAGCGAGCCTCGATTTGAATTGCCAATCTCAAAATTTGCGTTTTCAAAGATGATGGAATTTAACGCTCAAACAGGCGCAAACTGCTCGATAAACGTAAGTTTAGCCGTGCTTACAAACGACGAATTTTACGATTTCGTAGCTCACAGCTTGCGAGACAGGGCTAATGCAAAAGGCGAGTTGATGTTTGAGATAACCGATTTTAGCGAGCAAAATTTTAAGGAATTCGCCCCTGCGCGTGGGCGTTATGCAGATCTTGGGATTAAATTTGCCCTTAATAGTGCAAATAAAAATAATATCCCATTCCTGAATGCCCAGCCTTTCGATATCGTTAAAATCGACCGCGAGCTCTGCCTTGACATAGGCAAGAAAAAAAATGCTATCCGAACGATGGTGGAGATCACAGGCAAGCTAAAGCGGGAGTTTGGATTTGCTCTCGGCGCTCAAGGGGTCGAAAACGCGCTATCGCTGCGACTTTTAAATAATCTAAAATTTAACTATCTTCAGGGAAATTTTATCGCAAAAGCGCTGGATCGCAAGGAGATAGACGCTTTCATCGCGCGATTTAAAGATACGCCGAAGCTCGCAGCCATCGACAAAGATGAGTTTATCAGCTTCTTAAACGCGCTTGATTACAAAGAGCTTGCTTTAGGCTTCATCGCGCGCGGTCAAACGGGCGAGCTTAGCCCGGGAGAATTTGAAAGCTTTAGAGCGAAATTCGGCGAAATTTTAAATAAAACTCAAAGCGCGGGCAGCGAAAAATTTGCGCTAAATACAGAAATACGTAAGCAAATTTTAGATATTCTTTCGCTTGATTATCGCGCTTTAGTAAGCTTCATTCAGAGCTTTAAAACGCGGCTGAATCAGTTCATAAGCGATTTGGAGGCAGCATGA